The following coding sequences are from one Plectropomus leopardus isolate mb chromosome 10, YSFRI_Pleo_2.0, whole genome shotgun sequence window:
- the obsl1b gene encoding obscurin-like protein 1 isoform X2, with product MDVFGGAPRFFAYPRPVVVQSGADAVLKCQIGGDPRPAVIWERNNEKIDPQGRYRVFEDGNVYNLIISAVTTEDSGQYICKAKNSIGETYAAATLKVEGEAQEMELREENKPRFLIKPLSTRAGRGDDAVFSCKLWGNPRPEVVWEKDGRKLNEIFESTHFNVGFQDGGWFQLKIFKTRAPDGGVYTCKARNEFGEALAGAVLLVDAGPGHEDDGNRNGYTNGHWKAHQGKQRSGRQVPNRLKDDTMTKSTKVKMFAVTEGKHAKFRCFVTGKPKPEIIWRKDGRLILSGRRYLLYEDREGYFTLKVLYCKQKDNGVYVCAASNTAGQTLSAVHLSVKEPPVRFKQPLIDLEVWERDLAVLECEVPEDSVPITWYLEDRRLQPGAKYGMEEWGTKRRLTIRDIGVDDDGIYLCEMPDGGRSIAEVAVKGTILRKLPRKVDVLEGENAAFCVEVEKEEMDIHWYKDAIELRETHQTILKSFGRTHILVFVNTMPQDSGLVTFLVGRSKTSSQLRVKAARHCPPSCPVGVQINTERANAALLSWVPAQDSRKNPPSGYVLERQEVGTGSQEWLQCLTTDSATSVEILGDSVPCEADYRFRICSVNKYGKSNNVEFPRAVHLVPVARIQAPLQDALVPEGQDALFSIELSASVIGTWFLNGTQLQEDERYSMRRSRTHQSLRIRGVRDTDNGAEITFIAYGIRDSAALYIQAPLVKFSPMSEMDRNKFVEIGNPIVLYCELSDPAAPVHWYKNGVELHTMEGLHIQSEGTMRRIVIQSAEFSHSGVYCCDAIDDVIRFNVEVEAPPVTFADIPEEDLFKSVVEQDQLVLSCEISRADGVVQWYKDGAEIQPSNNVTIQGEDTKRTLIVHSTQLSDTGTYTCRTGDNILMYKVNIREPPVMIIYPKEDVHLDRHVPEEIILSCELSRPNGVVSWYKDGQKLQESENIKLKIEGPYRRLKIISSGVEDSGEYVCDTADASIFFHLSITEPPVRIVSPSQSQMELCQQTSERMVLSCEISRPNAVVRWYRDGLEVEENDNLILEVDGVYRRLIIPETTVKDSAEYVCDTADDSMTFFVNIAEPPVRFVRPRKMAGRVDKMAGETLVLDCEVSRSNAEVTWKKNGEEVEDSRNITILEDGVMRQLTVHSLTLEDAGQYVCDAKDDVMDFHVNVQELPVKILGKTDAKTEKQFLVSDDIILVCELSRSNASVSWYRDDQLIDDTERYCSEEQGVFRSLVVLNARLEDSGEYTCDAVDDKMVFYITVKDPPVQIIGNSGHPEHHILVAGDDLILECEVSRPNAAVQWLWNGKTLKPDTRIKIDSYDVVRKLVLSGLQPSDSGKYICDAFDDKLTTIVEVQEPPVKFENKKDSNNVSAYENESVTLCATVSRARANVRWLKDGQLLNGDNIHISSEGNTHKLTINPLQLSDSGEYVCDAKTDEMYFSLLVKEMQVKFIKPLENIVSVKGSSLILRCEINKPKGDVQWLKDGQEISPSRRHTIRAQGRERSFTIHQLVEEDAGEYSCESTDDRTSATVIVEIPRVVEFIAELRNITVREGEDAVFKCVVSPEDTRLVWRLNGKQVALNERTVISSNGLCHMLCIHNCMVSDSGRVTADAEGLVSQAELQIQEQQVLFTKQMSPVVAEEYSDATLEVEVGLDTGEVQWMRQGVLIHPGAKYTAKHKGQKHSLTIHKLAMSDRGTYSCETLHDRTQAQLTVEPRKVTIKRGLTDIKTTERETATFEVELSHPNVPGTWTRNAIKLKPTNHFRMSAKGAVHSLTISNLSVEDTGTFVFCVENLKTSARLVVKEPPVTILRKLEDQRFPDGAVISLECELSRHNVDVKWTKNGVEVKPSKDLRIYAMGRKRFLQIMKCHVSDCGMYTCDAGDATTSCTVDVYERELQILQGLEDLDIQEDQNAVFVCEVSVEDVPGEWYRNGERIQPTSTIKIRQEGTKHFLLMCNVKAEDSGEIKFVTRHVECVAYLEVEELPVNIVKPLQDTTALEKSRVLLDCTVSNPRCSIRWYKGANVILPSERFEICSEGCYRKLIIQQVVLDDEGMYSVQVGEYTCSAKLTVVAQSQLMVRELTDVEVMAPDEACFECEVSVPVLNAPVWTLNGEPLQPSSRVLLEKMGTVHRLTLRQTSPDMSGVVEFTFGKAKSKAELRVLSDP from the exons ATGGATGTGTTTGGTGGTGCACCACGTTTCTTTGCCTATCCAAGACCTGTGGTGGTACAAAGTGGAGCTGATGCAGttctaaaatgtcaaattggTGGTGATCCAAGGCCTGCAGTTATCTGGGAACGAAACAATGAAAAGATTGACCCACAGGGACGATACAGGGTCTTTGAGGATGGAAATGTTTACAATCTCATCATTTCAGCTGTGACCACCGAGGATAGTGGTCAGTACATATGCAAAGCAAAGAACAGCATTGGGGAAACATATGCTGCGGCCACACTGAAGGTGGAAGGTGAAGCACAGGAGATGGAGTTACGAGAGGAAAATAAGCCACGATTCCTCATCAAGCCCCTCTCAACTCGCGCCGGTCGTGGGGATGATGCCGTCTTCTCTTGTAAGCTCTGGGGAAACCCAAGACCAGAGGTTGTCTGGGAAAAGGATGGCAGGAAACTCaatgaaatatttgaaagcaCACATTTCAATGTGGGCTTCCAGGACGGTGGATGGTTCCAGCTCAAGATCTTTAAGACTCGTGCTCCAGATGGGGGTGTGTATACATGCAAAGCCAGAAATGAGTTTGGGGAAGCGTTGGCAGGAGCTGTGTTGCTTGTTGATGCAGGCCCGGGACATGAGGACGATGGAAACCGGAATGGCTACACAAATGGCCACTGGAAGGCCCACCAGGGAAAACAGAGGAGCGGTAGGCAAGTGCCAAACCGGCTCAAAGACGACACCATGACCAAGTCGACTAAAGTGAAAATGTTTGCAGTGACAGAGGGTAAACATGCCAAATTCCGCTGCTTTGTGACTGGGAAACCCAAACCAGAAATAATTTGGAGGAAAGATGGCAGACTGATACTGTCTGGAAGGCGGTATTTGTTATATGAGGACAGAGAAGGATACTTCACTCTTAAAGTTCTGTACTGTAAGCAGAAGGATAACGGAGTTTATGTCTGTGCGGCGTCAAATACTGCCGGGCAAACCCTAAGCGCTGTACACCTCTCCGTAAAGG AGCCGCCTGTGCGGTTCAAGCAACCTCTCATTGATCTAGAAGTATGGGAGCGAGATTTGGCAGTTCTCGAATGTGAAGTTCCAGAGGACTCTGTTCCTATCACATGGTATCTGGAGGATAGACGACTGCAGCCAGGGGCCAAATATGGAATGGAGGAGTGGGGAACAAAACGGCGACTAACTATCCGTGACATCGGAGTTGATGATGATGGGATTTACCTCTGTGAGATGCCGGATGGGGGCAGAAGCATTGCAGAGGTAGCAGTGAAAG GGACAATTTTGCGGAAGCTTCCAAGAAAAGTGGATGTTTTAGAAGGCGAAAATGCAGCCTTTTGTGTTGAAGTGGAAAAGGAAGAAATGGACATACATTGGTACAAAGATGCCATTGAGCTTCGTGAAACGCATCAGACCATCCTAAAGTCCTTTGGTCGAACTCATATCCTAGTTTTCGTCAATACAATGCCCCAAGACTCTGGCCTAGTGACTTTCCTTGTAGGCAGATCCAAAACTTCCTCTCAGCTAAGAGTGAAAG cggCCAGACATTGTCCTCCGAGTTGTCCAGTTGGTGTGCAGATCAACACGGAGCGTGCTAATGCAGCTCTTCTCTCATGGGTTCCTGCTCAGGACTCACGAAAGAACCCTCCATCTGGATACGTGCTTGAACGACAGGAAGTGGGTACTGGCTCACAGGAGTGGCTACAGTGCCTGACCACAGACTCTGCAACCTCTGTGGAGATCCTTGGTGATAGCGTACCATGTGAAGCAGATTATCGATTTCGCATATGTAGCGTAAACAAGTATGGAAAGAGCAACAATGTTGAGTTCCCCAGAGCTGTTCACTTGG TTCCAGTTGCCAGAATACAAGCTCCCCTACAGGATGCCTTGGTGCCCGAGGGGCAAGATGCCCTCTTCTCTATTGAGCTCTCTGCCTCAGTTATTGGCACATGGTTCTTAAATGGTACTCAGCTTCAGGAAGATGAACGTTATTCCATGCGCAGGTCACGAACACACCAATCTCTTCGCATTCGGGGAGTACGAGATACAGACAATGGAGCTGAGATCACATTTATTGCCTATGGCATTCGGGATTCTGCAGCACTCTACATACAAG CTCCTCTTGTCAAATTTTCACCAATGTCCGAAATGGATCGAAACAAATTTGTAGAAATTGGGAACCCCATTGTGCTCTACTGTGAGCTGTCGGACCCTGCAGCTCCAGTACATTGGTACAAGAATGGGGTGGAATTACACACAATGGAGGGTCTGCATATCCAATCTGAGGGCACTATGAGAAGAATTGTGATCCAATCAGCAGAGTTCTCACATTCGGGAGTGTATTGCTGTGATGCCATTGATGACGTCATCAGGTTCAATGTCGAAGTAGAGG CGCCACCGGTAACATTTGCTGATATCCCAGAGGAGGACCTTTTCAAGAGTGTTGTGGAGCAAGATCAGCTTGTTCTGTCATGTGAAATATCACGGGCTGATGGTGTGGTCCAGTGGTATAAAGATGGCGCTGAAATTCAACCAAGCAACAATGTTACAATCCAAGGAGAGGACACCAAGAGGACTTTGATAGTACATTCAACCCAACTGTCTGACACAGGCACGTACACATGCCGAACAGGAGACAACATTCTAATGTACAAGGTTAACATACGAG AACCTCCAGTGATGATAATCTACCCCAAGGAAGATGTCCATCTTGACCGTCATGTCCCTGAGGAAATTATTCTGAGCTGTGAACTGTCTCGTCCAAATGGTGTTGTCAGCTGGTACAAAGACGGCCAAAAGCTGCAAGAGAGTGAGAACATCAAGCTCAAGATTGAAGGTCCTTATCGACGACTGAAGATTATTTCCAGTGGAGTCGAAGATTCTGGAGAATACGTCTGTGATACAGCTGATGCGTCAATATTCTTTCACCTTAGTATTACAG AACCACCAGTGCGGATTGTGTCCCCAAGTCAGTCCCAAATGGAACTCTGCCAGCAAACCTCTGAGAGGATGGTGTTGAGTTGTGAGATCTCGCGGCCAAATGCAGTGGTGCGTTGGTATCGAGATGGACTGGAAGTGGAGGAAAATGACAACCTTATTCTAGAGGTGGATGGTGTCTACAGAAGACTCATTATACCTGAAACTACTGTCAAAGATTCCGCCGAATATGTCTGTGACACTGCAGATGACTCCATGACATTCTTTGTAAACATAGCAG AGCCTCCTGTTCGCTTTGTACGCCCAAGGAAGATGGCAGGTAGGGTTGATAAAATGGCTGGGGAGACCCTGGTTCTAGACTGTGAGGTTTCAAGATCAAATGCAGAGGTCACCTGGAAGAAAAATGGGGAAGAAGTAGAAGACTCCAGAAATATCACAATCCTTGAGGATGGTGTCATGCGTCAATTAACCGTTCACTCGCTAACACTGGAAGATGCTGGGCAATACGTCTGTGATGCAAAGGATGATGTGATGGATTTTCATGTAAATGTGCAAG aGTTGCCTGTAAAAATTCTTGGAAAAACTGATGCTAAAACAGAAAAGCAGTTCTTAGTATCAGATGACATTATTTTAGTGTGTGAATTATCAAGATCCAATGCCTCAGTGAGCTGGTACAGAGATGATCAGCTAATTGATGACACTGAGCGATACTGCAGCGAGGAGCAGGGTGTTTTCCGATCATTGGTTGTCCTAAATGCCAGGCTTGAAGATTCGGGAGAGTACACCTGTGATGCAGTGGATGATAAGATGGTCTTCTATATCACTGTCAAAG ATCCTCCAGTACAGATCATTGGAAACTCAGGCCACCCAGAGCATCATATCCTGGTAGCAGGGGATGATCTTATTTTGGAGTGTGAGGTGTCTCGGCCAAACGCCGCCGTTCAGTGGCTATGGAATGGCAAGACACTGAAACCAGACACTCGTATAAAAATTGACAGCTATGACGTTGTGAGGAAGCTTGTTCTCTCTGGACTTCAGCCATCAGACTCtggaaaatacatttgtgatgCCTTTGATGACAAACTGACAACAATCGTTGAGGTCCAAG aACCACCGGTCAAATTTGagaataaaaaagacagtaatAATGTCTCAGCCTACGAAAATGAGAGTGTTACGCTGTGTGCCACTGTGAGCCGGGCAAGAGCTAATGTTCGGTGGCTGAAAGATGGCCAACTATTGAACGGGGACAACATTCACATCTCCAGTGAGGGTAATACCCACAAGCTCACTATTAATCCCCTGCAGCTGTCAGATTCTGGAGAATATGTCTGTGACGCAAAGACAGATGAGATGTATTTCAGTCTTTTAGTCAAAG AAATGCAGGTGAAATTTATTAAACCATTGGAGAACATAGTGTCTGTGAAGGGCAGCAGCCTTATATTACGATGTGAGATCAACAAGCCCAAAGGAGATGTCCAGTGGCTAAAAGACGGCCAAGAAATCTCTCCAAGTCGACGGCACACAATACGGGCACAAGGTCGAGAACGAAGCTTTACTATCCACCAACTGGTGGAAGAAGATGCTGGAGAATATTCCTGTGAATCCACAGATGACAGGACATCAGCAACTGTCATTGTAGAAA TTCCCCGTGTTGTTGAGTTCATAGCGGAGCTACGTAACATCACGGTCCGTGAAGGAGAAGACGCCGTATTTAAGTGTGTGGTTTCACCAGAGGACACTCGGCTGGTGTGGCGCCTAAATGGAAAGCAAGTTGCTCTGAATGAGCGCACTGTCATTTCAAGTAACGGACTATGCCACATGCTCTGCATCCACAACTGCATGGTTTCAGATAGCGGCAGGGTGACAGCTGATGCAGAGGGGTTGGTATCACAGGCAGAGCTCCAGATTCAAG AGCAACAGGTGTTGTTCACCAAGCAAATGTCACCAGTTGTAGCCGAAGAGTACAGCGATGCGACTCTAGAGGTGGAGGTGGGTCTGGACACCGGAGAGGTGCAGTGGATGAGGCAAGGAGTACTGATCCACCCCGGAGCCAAGTATACGGCAAAACacaagggccaaaaacacagtCTCACCATCCACAAACTGGCCATGTCTGACCGGGGCACCTACAGCTGTGAAACCCTTCATGACCGCACGCAAGCGCAGCTCACAGTGGAAC CTCGAAAAGTCACAATCAAGAGAGGGCTGACTGACATTaaaaccacagagagagagacggcaACTTTTGAGGTGGAGCTCTCCCATCCCAATGTCCCAGGCACCTGGACGAGAAACGCAATCAAGCTTAAGCCGACAAATCACTTCCGTATGAGTGCCAAAGGAGCAGTCCACAGTCTAACCATCTCTAACCTCTCAGTAGAAGACACTGGCACGTTTGTGTTCTGTGTGGAAAATTTGAAGACGTCTGCAAGGCTTGTTGTGAAGG AGCCCCCAGTGACCATTCTCAGAAAGCTGGAGGACCAGAGGTTCCCTGACGGGGCAGTAATCTCTCTTGAGTGTGAACTGTCAAGACACAACGTTGATGTGAAATGGACGAAG AATGGGGTTGAGGTGAAGCCAAGCAAGGATTTGCGCATTTATGCAATGGGACGGAAACGTTTTCTTCAGATCATGAAATGTCATGTCAGTGACTGTGGCATGTACACCTGCGATGCTGGAGATGCCACTACATCCTGCACCGTGGACGTCTATG AGCGTGAGCTGCAGATCCTGCAGGGCCTGGAAGACTTGGACATCCAGGAAGATCAGAACGCGGTGTTTGTCTGTGAGGTCTCAGTGGAGGATGTGCCAGGAGAATGGTACAGAAATGGAGAGAGGATACAGCCCACAAGCACCATCAAGATCCGGCAGGAAG ggaccaaacattttcttcttatgTGCAATGTGAAAGCAGAGGACTCTGGAGAGATCAAGTTTGTGACCAGACATGTTGAATGTGTTGCTTATTTGGAGGTGGAAG AGCTTCCTGTCAACATAGTGAAACCTCTGCAAGATACGACTGCCCTTGAAAAGAGCCGCGTGCTCCTCGACTGCACTGTATCTAACCCCAGATGTAGCATTCGCTGGTACAAAGGCGCCAATGTCATCCTGCCCTCAGAGCGTTTCGAGATCTGCAGCGAAGGCTGTTATCGCAAACTGATCATCCAGCAAGTGGTTCTCGATGATGAGGGCATGTACAGCGTGCAGGTTGGAGAGTACACATGCTCTGCCAAACTGACAGTAGTGG CTCAGTCACAGTTAATGGTCAGAGAGCTGACAGATGTGGAAGTCATGGCCCCCGATGAAGCCTGCTTTGAATGTGAGGTGTCAGTCCCCGTCCTCAACGCGCCCGTGTGGACTCTGAATGGAGAGCCCTTACAGCCGAGCTCCCGGGTCCTGCTGGAGAAGATGGGCACGGTCCACAGGCTGACCCTCAGACAAACCTCCCCGGACATGAGCGGAGTGGTGGAGTTCACCTTCGGgaaagcaaaaagcaaagcCGAGCTCCGGGTGCTGA GTGATCCGTGA